A genomic region of Alligator mississippiensis isolate rAllMis1 chromosome 6, rAllMis1, whole genome shotgun sequence contains the following coding sequences:
- the LOC102558715 gene encoding pulmonary surfactant-associated protein A-like produces the protein MLQSLEDRILQLERVLILTKQITEYGGKLFATNGKSEDFETIFHTCKNAGGFIVSPRNEGENNAILEFVKQFNTYAYLGIKEGLLPGEFLYLDNTKVSYTNWYSGEPSGRGTTTCVEMYTDGTWNDKKCNYDRLTVCEF, from the exons ATGCTTCAGAGTTTAGAAGATCGAATTCTACAACTTGAAAGAG TCCTTATTTTGACTAAACAGATAACAGAGTATGGAGGAAAACTTTTTGCTACCAATGGGAAATCAGAAGATTTTGAAACCATATTTCACACGTGCAAAAATGCTGGTGGCTTCATTGTGTCTCCCAGGAACGAGGGGGAAAACAATGCCATTTTGGAGTTTGTGAAACAGTTTAACACATATGCATATCTGGGAATAAAGGAGGGTCTACTTCCAGGTGAATTCCTTTACCTTGATAACACAAAGGTGTCTTATACAAATTGGTACTCAGGTGAGCCCTCTGGTAGAGGGACAACAACTTGTGTGGAGATGTACACTGATGGCACCTGGAATGACAAAAAATGCAATTACGATCGCCTGACTGTCTGTGAATTTTAA